One Oryza sativa Japonica Group chromosome 8, ASM3414082v1 DNA window includes the following coding sequences:
- the LOC4346312 gene encoding uncharacterized LOC4346312 isoform 2 (isoform 2 is encoded by transcript variant 2): MAMRSALTSLPLRLRSPAPVAAACGGMRLMSDGKGRVLSEEERAKENVYVQVYLKMERERMEKRKKKLEKEKAEADKGNPAASDKNTEGGSN; encoded by the exons ATGGCGATGAGATCGGCGCTGACCTCACTCCCGTTGCGCCTCCGCTCCCCTGCTcctgtggcggcggcgtgcggcgggatGCGGCTGATGAGCGACGGCAAGGGGCGCGTGCTGAGCGAGGAGGAGCGGGCCAAGGAGAACGTCTACGTCCAGGTTTATTTG aagatggagagggagaggatggagaagcgcaagaagaagctcgagaaggagaaggcggaggCAGACAAGGgcaatcccgccgcctccgacAAG AATACGGAGGGGGGATCCAACTAG
- the LOC4346312 gene encoding uncharacterized LOC4346312 isoform 1 (isoform 1 is encoded by transcript variant 1) encodes MAMRSALTSLPLRLRSPAPVAAACGGMRLMSDGKGRVLSEEERAKENVYVQKMERERMEKRKKKLEKEKAEADKGNPAASDKNTEGGSN; translated from the exons ATGGCGATGAGATCGGCGCTGACCTCACTCCCGTTGCGCCTCCGCTCCCCTGCTcctgtggcggcggcgtgcggcgggatGCGGCTGATGAGCGACGGCAAGGGGCGCGTGCTGAGCGAGGAGGAGCGGGCCAAGGAGAACGTCTACGTCCAG aagatggagagggagaggatggagaagcgcaagaagaagctcgagaaggagaaggcggaggCAGACAAGGgcaatcccgccgcctccgacAAG AATACGGAGGGGGGATCCAACTAG